In the Leguminivora glycinivorella isolate SPB_JAAS2020 chromosome 14, LegGlyc_1.1, whole genome shotgun sequence genome, one interval contains:
- the LOC125233602 gene encoding uncharacterized protein LOC125233602 has translation MWKLVFVISLVLSAAMSQYSQDSCGGDPNAEPGCGWNCGRKCADVKVKVYCPRIYCPTTCQCKPGFYYNDQTSSCVAPQDCPPNSNE, from the exons ATGTGGAAGTTAGTCTTTGTAATTTCTCTAGTTCTCTCTGCGGCGATGTCGCAATACTCGCAAG ACTCTTGCGGTGGCGACCCCAACGCGGAACCCGGCTGTGGCTGGAACTGCGGCCGAAAATGCGCAGACGTTAAAGTCAAAGTATACTGTCCGAGGATCTACTGCCCTACAACGTGCCAATGCAAACCCGGCTTCTACTATAACGACCAAACTTCAAGCTGTGTGGCTCCTCAGGATTGCCCTCCAAATTCAAACGAATAA